A genomic stretch from Channa argus isolate prfri chromosome 24, Channa argus male v1.0, whole genome shotgun sequence includes:
- the LOC137109152 gene encoding dixin-like isoform X3, with translation MIASLSRGSLLDEVLHGGFKEQQVAAYVSWVNSQLKKKTGLKPVTDLRRDLQDGVVLTQLIEIVAGEGLEEVYETPQSKEESRKNVEQVLQFMSSRHIRMSHISARDIVDGNLKSVMRIILALAAHFKPSANHRSATGSGRSLTGNSISHNSVSTVAIAQGAAAALASSHLDASHPANGTRIHSGQGLDVEKSVCVRALVEQYERGAPDEHDSASPGSFIIPLSSPRTPPISSSDRQQEDLQREESSGESSHVAGDTAWEASLSVVLEKEVQETRKMVTDLQALLLHGLTPEDEQNGPLTLEQGNAKQQLVVIRSCLDQSMEEAQELKRELLRCKQEIRNLQGFKDAQQQRLCTQEASILQLKQELLRASMTKDDLSNQNAELQWKLDECNRLWGECKNEIGQKDRLLQQFKHQLEDSHKQKTPTATENNGYSSSGNPALSVSGQAEEVQLLRGALRSLRINFRDHDPHHHTLDTLEQGIVSLIDRLHVLHTHRERGKFPRHKGQHPDSDSGPCTKVSHSNNGPSASTKILYFAGKSPTPSMISIPKRLGEVTLKDVKAAVDREGNYRYHFKALDPEFGTVKEEVFLDGAIVPGWEGKIVAWLEEDRGEERPL, from the exons ATGATCGCCTCACTGTCGAGAGGAAGTTTGCTGGATGAAGTTCTGCATGGTGGCTTTAAAGAG CAGCAGGTGGCAGCGTATGTTTCCTGGGTGAACTctcaactgaagaaaaaaacaggccTGAAGCCTGTCACAGACCTCAGGAGGGACCTGCAAGATGGGGTGGTGCTAACTCAACTAATAGAGATAgttg CTGGTGAAGGGCTGGAGGAAGTATATGAAACTCCACAAAGCAAAGAGGAAAGCAGGAAGAATGTAGAACAAGTCTTGCAGTTCATGTCCTCCAGGCACATACGCATGTCACACATATCTGCAAGAG ACATTGTTGATGGCAATTTGAAGTCTGTAATGAGGATAATTCTGGCATTGGCTGCCCACTTCAAACCTTCAGCGAATCATAGGAGTGCTACTGGAAGTGGAAGGAGCTTGACAGGAAACAGTATCAGCCACAACTCTGTCTCCACTGTTGCAATAGCACAAGGAGCTGCTGCTGCGTTAGCATCATCACATCTAGATGCTTCACATCCTGCCAATGGCACACGTATCCATAG TGGCCAGGGTTTGGATGTGGAAAAGAGTGTGTGCGTTCGAGCACTGGTTGAGCAGTATGAAAGGGGAGCTCCAGATGAGCATGACAGTGCTTCTCCTGGCAG CTTCATCATTCCACTGTCATCTCCAAGAACTCCACCAATCAGCTCCTCAGACCGACAGCAGGAAGACCTCCAACGAGAGGAGAGCAGTG GTGAGTCATCTCATGTTGCAGGGGATACAGCATGGGAGGCTTCTCTTAGTGTAGTATTGGAGAAAGAGGTGCAGGAGACACGTAAAATGGTGACTGATTTACAG GCCCTGCTGCTTCATGGTTTAACGCCTGAGGATGAACAGAATGGGCCTTTGACTTTAGAGCAAGGAAATGCTAAACAGCAACTG GTAGTCATTCGCAGTTGTTTGGATCAGAGTATGGAAGAGGCTCAAGAACTGAAG agGGAACTGTTGCGTTGTAAGCAGGAGATAAGAAACCTGCAGGGATTTAAG GATGCCCAGCAGCAGAGGCTGTGCACTCAGGAAGCATCAATACTGCAGTTGAAACAGGAGCTTCTCAGAGCCAGCATGACAAAAGATGATCTCAGCAACCAGAAT GCAGAACTGCAGTGGAAGCTGGATGAATGTAACAGGCTGTGGGGAGAATGCAAG AATGAGATAGGACAGAAGGATAGACTCCTACAGCAATTTAAACACCAACTTGAAGACAGCCATAAACAGAAG actCCCACAGCCACAGAAAACAATGGATATTCTTCCTCTGGAAATCCAGCTCTCTCTGTGTCAGGC CAGGCAGAGGAGGTTCAGCTGCTCAGAGGTGCACTTAGGAGTTTGAGGATCAACTTTAGGGACCATGACCCGCATCACCATACATTGGACACCCTTGAGCAGGGCATAGTATCACTAATCGACAGACTTCAtgttctgcacacacacagg GAAAGAGGGAAATTTCCAAGACACAAAggtcagcacccagactctgaCTCCGGGCCTTGCACAA aGGTTAGTCACTCCAACAATGGTCCTTCTGCCTCAACAAAGATCCTTTATTTTGCTGGAAAATCCCCCACGCCTTCCATGATTAGTATACCCAAGAG GCTGGGTGAGGTTACTCTCAAAGATGTCAAGGCAGCTGTGGATCGAGAGGGAAATTACAGGTACCACTTCAAGGCCTTGGACCCTGAGTTTGGCACTGTGAAAGAGGAG GTGTTCCTGGATGGAGCAATTGTTCCAGGCTGGGAAGGAAAAATAGTGGCCTGGTTAGAAGAGGACCGTGGTGAGGAAAG gccATTGTAG
- the LOC137109152 gene encoding dixin-like isoform X2, translating into MIASLSRGSLLDEVLHGGFKEQQVAAYVSWVNSQLKKKTGLKPVTDLRRDLQDGVVLTQLIEIVAGEGLEEVYETPQSKEESRKNVEQVLQFMSSRHIRMSHISARDIVDGNLKSVMRIILALAAHFKPSANHRSATGSGRSLTGNSISHNSVSTVAIAQGAAAALASSHLDASHPANGTRIHSGQGLDVEKSVCVRALVEQYERGAPDEHDSASPGSLSFIIPLSSPRTPPISSSDRQQEDLQREESSGESSHVAGDTAWEASLSVVLEKEVQETRKMVTDLQALLLHGLTPEDEQNGPLTLEQGNAKQQLVVIRSCLDQSMEEAQELKRELLRCKQEIRNLQGFKDAQQQRLCTQEASILQLKQELLRASMTKDDLSNQNAELQWKLDECNRLWGECKNEIGQKDRLLQQFKHQLEDSHKQKTPTATENNGYSSSGNPALSVSGAEEVQLLRGALRSLRINFRDHDPHHHTLDTLEQGIVSLIDRLHVLHTHRERGKFPRHKGQHPDSDSGPCTKVSHSNNGPSASTKILYFAGKSPTPSMISIPKRLGEVTLKDVKAAVDREGNYRYHFKALDPEFGTVKEEVFLDGAIVPGWEGKIVAWLEEDRGEERPL; encoded by the exons ATGATCGCCTCACTGTCGAGAGGAAGTTTGCTGGATGAAGTTCTGCATGGTGGCTTTAAAGAG CAGCAGGTGGCAGCGTATGTTTCCTGGGTGAACTctcaactgaagaaaaaaacaggccTGAAGCCTGTCACAGACCTCAGGAGGGACCTGCAAGATGGGGTGGTGCTAACTCAACTAATAGAGATAgttg CTGGTGAAGGGCTGGAGGAAGTATATGAAACTCCACAAAGCAAAGAGGAAAGCAGGAAGAATGTAGAACAAGTCTTGCAGTTCATGTCCTCCAGGCACATACGCATGTCACACATATCTGCAAGAG ACATTGTTGATGGCAATTTGAAGTCTGTAATGAGGATAATTCTGGCATTGGCTGCCCACTTCAAACCTTCAGCGAATCATAGGAGTGCTACTGGAAGTGGAAGGAGCTTGACAGGAAACAGTATCAGCCACAACTCTGTCTCCACTGTTGCAATAGCACAAGGAGCTGCTGCTGCGTTAGCATCATCACATCTAGATGCTTCACATCCTGCCAATGGCACACGTATCCATAG TGGCCAGGGTTTGGATGTGGAAAAGAGTGTGTGCGTTCGAGCACTGGTTGAGCAGTATGAAAGGGGAGCTCCAGATGAGCATGACAGTGCTTCTCCTGGCAG CCTCAGCTTCATCATTCCACTGTCATCTCCAAGAACTCCACCAATCAGCTCCTCAGACCGACAGCAGGAAGACCTCCAACGAGAGGAGAGCAGTG GTGAGTCATCTCATGTTGCAGGGGATACAGCATGGGAGGCTTCTCTTAGTGTAGTATTGGAGAAAGAGGTGCAGGAGACACGTAAAATGGTGACTGATTTACAG GCCCTGCTGCTTCATGGTTTAACGCCTGAGGATGAACAGAATGGGCCTTTGACTTTAGAGCAAGGAAATGCTAAACAGCAACTG GTAGTCATTCGCAGTTGTTTGGATCAGAGTATGGAAGAGGCTCAAGAACTGAAG agGGAACTGTTGCGTTGTAAGCAGGAGATAAGAAACCTGCAGGGATTTAAG GATGCCCAGCAGCAGAGGCTGTGCACTCAGGAAGCATCAATACTGCAGTTGAAACAGGAGCTTCTCAGAGCCAGCATGACAAAAGATGATCTCAGCAACCAGAAT GCAGAACTGCAGTGGAAGCTGGATGAATGTAACAGGCTGTGGGGAGAATGCAAG AATGAGATAGGACAGAAGGATAGACTCCTACAGCAATTTAAACACCAACTTGAAGACAGCCATAAACAGAAG actCCCACAGCCACAGAAAACAATGGATATTCTTCCTCTGGAAATCCAGCTCTCTCTGTGTCAGGC GCAGAGGAGGTTCAGCTGCTCAGAGGTGCACTTAGGAGTTTGAGGATCAACTTTAGGGACCATGACCCGCATCACCATACATTGGACACCCTTGAGCAGGGCATAGTATCACTAATCGACAGACTTCAtgttctgcacacacacagg GAAAGAGGGAAATTTCCAAGACACAAAggtcagcacccagactctgaCTCCGGGCCTTGCACAA aGGTTAGTCACTCCAACAATGGTCCTTCTGCCTCAACAAAGATCCTTTATTTTGCTGGAAAATCCCCCACGCCTTCCATGATTAGTATACCCAAGAG GCTGGGTGAGGTTACTCTCAAAGATGTCAAGGCAGCTGTGGATCGAGAGGGAAATTACAGGTACCACTTCAAGGCCTTGGACCCTGAGTTTGGCACTGTGAAAGAGGAG GTGTTCCTGGATGGAGCAATTGTTCCAGGCTGGGAAGGAAAAATAGTGGCCTGGTTAGAAGAGGACCGTGGTGAGGAAAG gccATTGTAG
- the LOC137109152 gene encoding dixin-like isoform X4, whose translation MIASLSRGSLLDEVLHGGFKEQQVAAYVSWVNSQLKKKTGLKPVTDLRRDLQDGVVLTQLIEIVAGEGLEEVYETPQSKEESRKNVEQVLQFMSSRHIRMSHISARDIVDGNLKSVMRIILALAAHFKPSANHRSATGSGRSLTGNSISHNSVSTVAIAQGAAAALASSHLDASHPANGTRIHSGQGLDVEKSVCVRALVEQYERGAPDEHDSASPGSLSFIIPLSSPRTPPISSSDRQQEDLQREESSGESSHVAGDTAWEASLSVVLEKEVQETRKMVTDLQALLLHGLTPEDEQNGPLTLEQGNAKQQLVVIRSCLDQSMEEAQELKRELLRCKQEIRNLQGFKDAQQQRLCTQEASILQLKQELLRASMTKDDLSNQNAELQWKLDECNRLWGECKNEIGQKDRLLQQFKHQLEDSHKQKTPTATENNGYSSSGNPALSVSGERGKFPRHKGQHPDSDSGPCTKVSHSNNGPSASTKILYFAGKSPTPSMISIPKRLGEVTLKDVKAAVDREGNYRYHFKALDPEFGTVKEEVFLDGAIVPGWEGKIVAWLEEDRGEERPL comes from the exons ATGATCGCCTCACTGTCGAGAGGAAGTTTGCTGGATGAAGTTCTGCATGGTGGCTTTAAAGAG CAGCAGGTGGCAGCGTATGTTTCCTGGGTGAACTctcaactgaagaaaaaaacaggccTGAAGCCTGTCACAGACCTCAGGAGGGACCTGCAAGATGGGGTGGTGCTAACTCAACTAATAGAGATAgttg CTGGTGAAGGGCTGGAGGAAGTATATGAAACTCCACAAAGCAAAGAGGAAAGCAGGAAGAATGTAGAACAAGTCTTGCAGTTCATGTCCTCCAGGCACATACGCATGTCACACATATCTGCAAGAG ACATTGTTGATGGCAATTTGAAGTCTGTAATGAGGATAATTCTGGCATTGGCTGCCCACTTCAAACCTTCAGCGAATCATAGGAGTGCTACTGGAAGTGGAAGGAGCTTGACAGGAAACAGTATCAGCCACAACTCTGTCTCCACTGTTGCAATAGCACAAGGAGCTGCTGCTGCGTTAGCATCATCACATCTAGATGCTTCACATCCTGCCAATGGCACACGTATCCATAG TGGCCAGGGTTTGGATGTGGAAAAGAGTGTGTGCGTTCGAGCACTGGTTGAGCAGTATGAAAGGGGAGCTCCAGATGAGCATGACAGTGCTTCTCCTGGCAG CCTCAGCTTCATCATTCCACTGTCATCTCCAAGAACTCCACCAATCAGCTCCTCAGACCGACAGCAGGAAGACCTCCAACGAGAGGAGAGCAGTG GTGAGTCATCTCATGTTGCAGGGGATACAGCATGGGAGGCTTCTCTTAGTGTAGTATTGGAGAAAGAGGTGCAGGAGACACGTAAAATGGTGACTGATTTACAG GCCCTGCTGCTTCATGGTTTAACGCCTGAGGATGAACAGAATGGGCCTTTGACTTTAGAGCAAGGAAATGCTAAACAGCAACTG GTAGTCATTCGCAGTTGTTTGGATCAGAGTATGGAAGAGGCTCAAGAACTGAAG agGGAACTGTTGCGTTGTAAGCAGGAGATAAGAAACCTGCAGGGATTTAAG GATGCCCAGCAGCAGAGGCTGTGCACTCAGGAAGCATCAATACTGCAGTTGAAACAGGAGCTTCTCAGAGCCAGCATGACAAAAGATGATCTCAGCAACCAGAAT GCAGAACTGCAGTGGAAGCTGGATGAATGTAACAGGCTGTGGGGAGAATGCAAG AATGAGATAGGACAGAAGGATAGACTCCTACAGCAATTTAAACACCAACTTGAAGACAGCCATAAACAGAAG actCCCACAGCCACAGAAAACAATGGATATTCTTCCTCTGGAAATCCAGCTCTCTCTGTGTCAGGC GAAAGAGGGAAATTTCCAAGACACAAAggtcagcacccagactctgaCTCCGGGCCTTGCACAA aGGTTAGTCACTCCAACAATGGTCCTTCTGCCTCAACAAAGATCCTTTATTTTGCTGGAAAATCCCCCACGCCTTCCATGATTAGTATACCCAAGAG GCTGGGTGAGGTTACTCTCAAAGATGTCAAGGCAGCTGTGGATCGAGAGGGAAATTACAGGTACCACTTCAAGGCCTTGGACCCTGAGTTTGGCACTGTGAAAGAGGAG GTGTTCCTGGATGGAGCAATTGTTCCAGGCTGGGAAGGAAAAATAGTGGCCTGGTTAGAAGAGGACCGTGGTGAGGAAAG gccATTGTAG
- the LOC137109152 gene encoding dixin-A-like isoform X6, giving the protein MRIILALAAHFKPSANHRSATGSGRSLTGNSISHNSVSTVAIAQGAAAALASSHLDASHPANGTRIHSGQGLDVEKSVCVRALVEQYERGAPDEHDSASPGSLSFIIPLSSPRTPPISSSDRQQEDLQREESSGESSHVAGDTAWEASLSVVLEKEVQETRKMVTDLQALLLHGLTPEDEQNGPLTLEQGNAKQQLVVIRSCLDQSMEEAQELKRELLRCKQEIRNLQGFKDAQQQRLCTQEASILQLKQELLRASMTKDDLSNQNAELQWKLDECNRLWGECKNEIGQKDRLLQQFKHQLEDSHKQKTPTATENNGYSSSGNPALSVSGQAEEVQLLRGALRSLRINFRDHDPHHHTLDTLEQGIVSLIDRLHVLHTHRERGKFPRHKGQHPDSDSGPCTKVSHSNNGPSASTKILYFAGKSPTPSMISIPKRLGEVTLKDVKAAVDREGNYRYHFKALDPEFGTVKEEVFLDGAIVPGWEGKIVAWLEEDRGEERPL; this is encoded by the exons ATGAGGATAATTCTGGCATTGGCTGCCCACTTCAAACCTTCAGCGAATCATAGGAGTGCTACTGGAAGTGGAAGGAGCTTGACAGGAAACAGTATCAGCCACAACTCTGTCTCCACTGTTGCAATAGCACAAGGAGCTGCTGCTGCGTTAGCATCATCACATCTAGATGCTTCACATCCTGCCAATGGCACACGTATCCATAG TGGCCAGGGTTTGGATGTGGAAAAGAGTGTGTGCGTTCGAGCACTGGTTGAGCAGTATGAAAGGGGAGCTCCAGATGAGCATGACAGTGCTTCTCCTGGCAG CCTCAGCTTCATCATTCCACTGTCATCTCCAAGAACTCCACCAATCAGCTCCTCAGACCGACAGCAGGAAGACCTCCAACGAGAGGAGAGCAGTG GTGAGTCATCTCATGTTGCAGGGGATACAGCATGGGAGGCTTCTCTTAGTGTAGTATTGGAGAAAGAGGTGCAGGAGACACGTAAAATGGTGACTGATTTACAG GCCCTGCTGCTTCATGGTTTAACGCCTGAGGATGAACAGAATGGGCCTTTGACTTTAGAGCAAGGAAATGCTAAACAGCAACTG GTAGTCATTCGCAGTTGTTTGGATCAGAGTATGGAAGAGGCTCAAGAACTGAAG agGGAACTGTTGCGTTGTAAGCAGGAGATAAGAAACCTGCAGGGATTTAAG GATGCCCAGCAGCAGAGGCTGTGCACTCAGGAAGCATCAATACTGCAGTTGAAACAGGAGCTTCTCAGAGCCAGCATGACAAAAGATGATCTCAGCAACCAGAAT GCAGAACTGCAGTGGAAGCTGGATGAATGTAACAGGCTGTGGGGAGAATGCAAG AATGAGATAGGACAGAAGGATAGACTCCTACAGCAATTTAAACACCAACTTGAAGACAGCCATAAACAGAAG actCCCACAGCCACAGAAAACAATGGATATTCTTCCTCTGGAAATCCAGCTCTCTCTGTGTCAGGC CAGGCAGAGGAGGTTCAGCTGCTCAGAGGTGCACTTAGGAGTTTGAGGATCAACTTTAGGGACCATGACCCGCATCACCATACATTGGACACCCTTGAGCAGGGCATAGTATCACTAATCGACAGACTTCAtgttctgcacacacacagg GAAAGAGGGAAATTTCCAAGACACAAAggtcagcacccagactctgaCTCCGGGCCTTGCACAA aGGTTAGTCACTCCAACAATGGTCCTTCTGCCTCAACAAAGATCCTTTATTTTGCTGGAAAATCCCCCACGCCTTCCATGATTAGTATACCCAAGAG GCTGGGTGAGGTTACTCTCAAAGATGTCAAGGCAGCTGTGGATCGAGAGGGAAATTACAGGTACCACTTCAAGGCCTTGGACCCTGAGTTTGGCACTGTGAAAGAGGAG GTGTTCCTGGATGGAGCAATTGTTCCAGGCTGGGAAGGAAAAATAGTGGCCTGGTTAGAAGAGGACCGTGGTGAGGAAAG gccATTGTAG
- the LOC137109152 gene encoding dixin-A-like isoform X5, translating to MSSRHIRMSHISARDIVDGNLKSVMRIILALAAHFKPSANHRSATGSGRSLTGNSISHNSVSTVAIAQGAAAALASSHLDASHPANGTRIHSGQGLDVEKSVCVRALVEQYERGAPDEHDSASPGSLSFIIPLSSPRTPPISSSDRQQEDLQREESSGESSHVAGDTAWEASLSVVLEKEVQETRKMVTDLQALLLHGLTPEDEQNGPLTLEQGNAKQQLVVIRSCLDQSMEEAQELKRELLRCKQEIRNLQGFKDAQQQRLCTQEASILQLKQELLRASMTKDDLSNQNAELQWKLDECNRLWGECKNEIGQKDRLLQQFKHQLEDSHKQKTPTATENNGYSSSGNPALSVSGQAEEVQLLRGALRSLRINFRDHDPHHHTLDTLEQGIVSLIDRLHVLHTHRERGKFPRHKGQHPDSDSGPCTKVSHSNNGPSASTKILYFAGKSPTPSMISIPKRLGEVTLKDVKAAVDREGNYRYHFKALDPEFGTVKEEVFLDGAIVPGWEGKIVAWLEEDRGEERPL from the exons ATGTCCTCCAGGCACATACGCATGTCACACATATCTGCAAGAG ACATTGTTGATGGCAATTTGAAGTCTGTAATGAGGATAATTCTGGCATTGGCTGCCCACTTCAAACCTTCAGCGAATCATAGGAGTGCTACTGGAAGTGGAAGGAGCTTGACAGGAAACAGTATCAGCCACAACTCTGTCTCCACTGTTGCAATAGCACAAGGAGCTGCTGCTGCGTTAGCATCATCACATCTAGATGCTTCACATCCTGCCAATGGCACACGTATCCATAG TGGCCAGGGTTTGGATGTGGAAAAGAGTGTGTGCGTTCGAGCACTGGTTGAGCAGTATGAAAGGGGAGCTCCAGATGAGCATGACAGTGCTTCTCCTGGCAG CCTCAGCTTCATCATTCCACTGTCATCTCCAAGAACTCCACCAATCAGCTCCTCAGACCGACAGCAGGAAGACCTCCAACGAGAGGAGAGCAGTG GTGAGTCATCTCATGTTGCAGGGGATACAGCATGGGAGGCTTCTCTTAGTGTAGTATTGGAGAAAGAGGTGCAGGAGACACGTAAAATGGTGACTGATTTACAG GCCCTGCTGCTTCATGGTTTAACGCCTGAGGATGAACAGAATGGGCCTTTGACTTTAGAGCAAGGAAATGCTAAACAGCAACTG GTAGTCATTCGCAGTTGTTTGGATCAGAGTATGGAAGAGGCTCAAGAACTGAAG agGGAACTGTTGCGTTGTAAGCAGGAGATAAGAAACCTGCAGGGATTTAAG GATGCCCAGCAGCAGAGGCTGTGCACTCAGGAAGCATCAATACTGCAGTTGAAACAGGAGCTTCTCAGAGCCAGCATGACAAAAGATGATCTCAGCAACCAGAAT GCAGAACTGCAGTGGAAGCTGGATGAATGTAACAGGCTGTGGGGAGAATGCAAG AATGAGATAGGACAGAAGGATAGACTCCTACAGCAATTTAAACACCAACTTGAAGACAGCCATAAACAGAAG actCCCACAGCCACAGAAAACAATGGATATTCTTCCTCTGGAAATCCAGCTCTCTCTGTGTCAGGC CAGGCAGAGGAGGTTCAGCTGCTCAGAGGTGCACTTAGGAGTTTGAGGATCAACTTTAGGGACCATGACCCGCATCACCATACATTGGACACCCTTGAGCAGGGCATAGTATCACTAATCGACAGACTTCAtgttctgcacacacacagg GAAAGAGGGAAATTTCCAAGACACAAAggtcagcacccagactctgaCTCCGGGCCTTGCACAA aGGTTAGTCACTCCAACAATGGTCCTTCTGCCTCAACAAAGATCCTTTATTTTGCTGGAAAATCCCCCACGCCTTCCATGATTAGTATACCCAAGAG GCTGGGTGAGGTTACTCTCAAAGATGTCAAGGCAGCTGTGGATCGAGAGGGAAATTACAGGTACCACTTCAAGGCCTTGGACCCTGAGTTTGGCACTGTGAAAGAGGAG GTGTTCCTGGATGGAGCAATTGTTCCAGGCTGGGAAGGAAAAATAGTGGCCTGGTTAGAAGAGGACCGTGGTGAGGAAAG gccATTGTAG
- the LOC137109152 gene encoding dixin-like isoform X1 encodes MIASLSRGSLLDEVLHGGFKEQQVAAYVSWVNSQLKKKTGLKPVTDLRRDLQDGVVLTQLIEIVAGEGLEEVYETPQSKEESRKNVEQVLQFMSSRHIRMSHISARDIVDGNLKSVMRIILALAAHFKPSANHRSATGSGRSLTGNSISHNSVSTVAIAQGAAAALASSHLDASHPANGTRIHSGQGLDVEKSVCVRALVEQYERGAPDEHDSASPGSLSFIIPLSSPRTPPISSSDRQQEDLQREESSGESSHVAGDTAWEASLSVVLEKEVQETRKMVTDLQALLLHGLTPEDEQNGPLTLEQGNAKQQLVVIRSCLDQSMEEAQELKRELLRCKQEIRNLQGFKDAQQQRLCTQEASILQLKQELLRASMTKDDLSNQNAELQWKLDECNRLWGECKNEIGQKDRLLQQFKHQLEDSHKQKTPTATENNGYSSSGNPALSVSGQAEEVQLLRGALRSLRINFRDHDPHHHTLDTLEQGIVSLIDRLHVLHTHRERGKFPRHKGQHPDSDSGPCTKVSHSNNGPSASTKILYFAGKSPTPSMISIPKRLGEVTLKDVKAAVDREGNYRYHFKALDPEFGTVKEEVFLDGAIVPGWEGKIVAWLEEDRGEERPL; translated from the exons ATGATCGCCTCACTGTCGAGAGGAAGTTTGCTGGATGAAGTTCTGCATGGTGGCTTTAAAGAG CAGCAGGTGGCAGCGTATGTTTCCTGGGTGAACTctcaactgaagaaaaaaacaggccTGAAGCCTGTCACAGACCTCAGGAGGGACCTGCAAGATGGGGTGGTGCTAACTCAACTAATAGAGATAgttg CTGGTGAAGGGCTGGAGGAAGTATATGAAACTCCACAAAGCAAAGAGGAAAGCAGGAAGAATGTAGAACAAGTCTTGCAGTTCATGTCCTCCAGGCACATACGCATGTCACACATATCTGCAAGAG ACATTGTTGATGGCAATTTGAAGTCTGTAATGAGGATAATTCTGGCATTGGCTGCCCACTTCAAACCTTCAGCGAATCATAGGAGTGCTACTGGAAGTGGAAGGAGCTTGACAGGAAACAGTATCAGCCACAACTCTGTCTCCACTGTTGCAATAGCACAAGGAGCTGCTGCTGCGTTAGCATCATCACATCTAGATGCTTCACATCCTGCCAATGGCACACGTATCCATAG TGGCCAGGGTTTGGATGTGGAAAAGAGTGTGTGCGTTCGAGCACTGGTTGAGCAGTATGAAAGGGGAGCTCCAGATGAGCATGACAGTGCTTCTCCTGGCAG CCTCAGCTTCATCATTCCACTGTCATCTCCAAGAACTCCACCAATCAGCTCCTCAGACCGACAGCAGGAAGACCTCCAACGAGAGGAGAGCAGTG GTGAGTCATCTCATGTTGCAGGGGATACAGCATGGGAGGCTTCTCTTAGTGTAGTATTGGAGAAAGAGGTGCAGGAGACACGTAAAATGGTGACTGATTTACAG GCCCTGCTGCTTCATGGTTTAACGCCTGAGGATGAACAGAATGGGCCTTTGACTTTAGAGCAAGGAAATGCTAAACAGCAACTG GTAGTCATTCGCAGTTGTTTGGATCAGAGTATGGAAGAGGCTCAAGAACTGAAG agGGAACTGTTGCGTTGTAAGCAGGAGATAAGAAACCTGCAGGGATTTAAG GATGCCCAGCAGCAGAGGCTGTGCACTCAGGAAGCATCAATACTGCAGTTGAAACAGGAGCTTCTCAGAGCCAGCATGACAAAAGATGATCTCAGCAACCAGAAT GCAGAACTGCAGTGGAAGCTGGATGAATGTAACAGGCTGTGGGGAGAATGCAAG AATGAGATAGGACAGAAGGATAGACTCCTACAGCAATTTAAACACCAACTTGAAGACAGCCATAAACAGAAG actCCCACAGCCACAGAAAACAATGGATATTCTTCCTCTGGAAATCCAGCTCTCTCTGTGTCAGGC CAGGCAGAGGAGGTTCAGCTGCTCAGAGGTGCACTTAGGAGTTTGAGGATCAACTTTAGGGACCATGACCCGCATCACCATACATTGGACACCCTTGAGCAGGGCATAGTATCACTAATCGACAGACTTCAtgttctgcacacacacagg GAAAGAGGGAAATTTCCAAGACACAAAggtcagcacccagactctgaCTCCGGGCCTTGCACAA aGGTTAGTCACTCCAACAATGGTCCTTCTGCCTCAACAAAGATCCTTTATTTTGCTGGAAAATCCCCCACGCCTTCCATGATTAGTATACCCAAGAG GCTGGGTGAGGTTACTCTCAAAGATGTCAAGGCAGCTGTGGATCGAGAGGGAAATTACAGGTACCACTTCAAGGCCTTGGACCCTGAGTTTGGCACTGTGAAAGAGGAG GTGTTCCTGGATGGAGCAATTGTTCCAGGCTGGGAAGGAAAAATAGTGGCCTGGTTAGAAGAGGACCGTGGTGAGGAAAG gccATTGTAG